One genomic region from Quercus robur chromosome 4, dhQueRobu3.1, whole genome shotgun sequence encodes:
- the LOC126722028 gene encoding protein BEARSKIN1-like: protein MEMVGFRYDPTDEELMKILMKKVDDAEQTHLNHHFDFIVNDCEVYGKIPPWEIYDSHTHYHLHTFHRKLYVFTDLKTTTGNRVCRAAACGTWLEKSKPKRIYDSQGNVIGIDRMLSFKAKDLHSGKLNKTNWIMHEFSLANQEFGRINTVLCVIYKLNKGSGSDCEEANGRGLKRAFSSTTAGEEFSCFNTNAAAVISLEPEPEPEPMMPSADDEEFAAWVSGCFSSTAAVAEEASTFNTTGVMSHGQEDAQAQEHKKRRLDADTFTDEDFAAWVTDPTFPDEPLSQIFSDLPPLVEVCSQSKSDSVADADFDALITSLISDPAQSDEAWSKIFCI, encoded by the coding sequence ATGGAGATGGTGGGGTTTCGATATGATCCTACAGATGAAGAGTTGATGAAGATTTTAATGAAGAAGGTCGACGATGCTGAACAAACTCACCTAAATCatcattttgattttattgtgAATGATTGTGAGGTATATGGCAAAATTCCTCCATGGGAAATATATGATTCTCATACCCACTATCATTTACACACTTTCCACCGCAAGCTCTATGTCTTCACCGACCTCAAAACAACAACCGGCAATCGTGTGTGCAGGGCTGCCGCTTGCGGAACCTGGCTTGAAAAAAGCAAGCCCAAAAGAATCTATGATTCTCAGGGCAATGTTATTGGGATCGACAGGATGCTCTCTTTTAAGGCCAAGGATCTTCATTCGGGCAAACTCAATAAAACTAATTGGATAATGCACGAGTTCTCCTTGGCGAATCAGGAATTTGGAAGAATCAACACAGTCCTCTGTGTCATCTATAAACTAAACAAAGGGTCAGGGTCAGATTGTGAGGAGGCCAACGGAAGAggtctcaaaagagctttttcTTCTACTACTGCTGGTGAAGAGTTCTCATGCTTCAATACAAATGCTGCTGCTGTGATTTCACTTGAGCCTGAGCCTGAGCCTGAGCCTATGATGCCTAGTGCTGATGATGAAGAGTTTGCTGCATGGGTTTCTGGATGTTTTTCTTCTACTGCCGCTGTAGCTGAAGAGGCCTCAACCTTCAATACAACTGGTGTGATGTCACATGGACAAGAAGATGCCCAAGCCCAAGAACACAAAAAAAGACGGTTGGATGCTGATACTTTTACGGATGAAGATTTTGCTGCATGGGTAACTGATCCCACATTCCCAGATGAACCATTGAGTCAAATATTTTCTGATCTCCCACCCCTGGTTGAAGTATGCAGTCAATCCAAATCAGACTCTGTTGCTGATGCTGATTTTGATGCATTAATTACTTCATTAATTTCTGATCCGGCACAATCCGATGAAGCATGGAGTAAAATCTTTTGTATATga